A genome region from Trachemys scripta elegans isolate TJP31775 chromosome 2, CAS_Tse_1.0, whole genome shotgun sequence includes the following:
- the RTN4RL2 gene encoding reticulon-4 receptor-like 2, translating to MLPRPVRLLHGSVTPLFCLLVLLVTFPPGAPTCPMLCTCYFSPPTVSCQANNFSSVPLVLPPNAQRLFLQNNLIGALRAGTFGPSTVTLWLYSNNISSIQPGTFRHLPALEELDLGDNRNLRNLDPDTFRGLERLQSLHLYRCQLSNLPTTLFRSLFSLQYLYLQENNLLYLQDDLFVDLANLSHLFLHGNKIRVLSEHVFRGLWGLDRLLLHVNRLHSVHRWAFRDLAKLTILYLFNNSLATLPGETLAELPSLEFLRLNNNPWACDCRARSLWAWFERARVSSSAVACTTPPERQGRDLRHLSQADFRDCPPANHAPARPAGGTKPKWGGEAEAGRPRSNSSSNHLYGLGEGGAPPADPSSFYRDLPASDIRSPKYDSPTEVDYWAGYGSEEGRLKEGCAGPGCSPLDSGACRPGILPAALPPLLLLLGPPRL from the exons ATGCTGCCCCGGCCGGTCCGCCTTCTGCACG GCTCCGTCACTCCCCTCTTCTGCCTCCTGGTGCTGCTGGTGACCTTTCCCCCTGGGGCACCCACCTGCCCCATGCTGTGCACCTGCTACTTCTCCCCACCCACGGTCAGCTGCCAAGCCAACAACTTCTCGTCTGTGCCCCTGGTGCTGCCCCCCAACGCCCAGCGCCTCTTCCTGCAGAACAACCTGATTGGGGCACTGCGGGCGGGCACCTTCGGGCCCAGCACCGTCACCCTCTGGCTTTACTCCAACAACATCTCCTCCATCCAGCCCGGCACTTTCCGCCACCTGCCCGCCCTGGAGGAGCTGGACCTGGGGGACAACCGCAACCTGCGCAACCTGGACCCCGACACCTTCCGGGGGCTGGAGCGTCTGCAGTCCCTGCACCTCTACCGCTGCCAGCTCAGTAACCTGCCCACCACCCTCTTCCGCAGCCTCTTCAGCCTGCAGTACCTGTACCTGCAGGAGAACAACCTGCTCTACCTCcag GATGACCTGTTTGTGGACCTGGCCAACCTGAGCCACCTCTTCCTGCACGGGAACAAGATCCGTGTGCTGTCGGAGCACGTGTTCCGGGGGCTGTGGGGGCTGGACCGGCTGCTGCTGCACGTCAACCGGCTGCACTCGGTGCACCGCTGGGCCTTCCGGGACCTAGCCAAGCTCACCATCCTCTACCTGTTCAACAACAGCCTGGCTACGCTGCCGGGCGAGACGCTGGCCGAGCTGCCCTCGCTGGAGTTCCTGCGCCTCAACAACAACCCCTGGGCCTGCGACTGCCGCGCCCGCTCCTTGTGGGCCTGGTTCGAGCGCGCCCGCGTCTCCAGCTCGGCCGTGGCCTGCACCACCCCGCCGGAGCGCCAGGGTCGCGACCTGCGCCACCTGAGCCAGGCTGACTTCAGAGACTGCCCCCCGGCCAATCACGCCCCGGCCCGGCCTGCGGGGGGCACCAAGCccaagtggggtggggaggccgAGGCGGGCCGGCCCCGCAGCAACAGCTCCTCCAACCACCTGTACGGGCTGGGGGAAGGCGGGGCGCCCCCTGCCGACCCCTCCTCCTTCTACCGGGACCTGCCGGCCAGCGACATCCGCAGCCCCAAGTACGACTCCCCGACAGAGGTGGACTACTGGGCCGGCTATGGTAGTGAGGAGGGCCGGCTCAAGGAGGGCTGCGCCGGGCCCGGCTGCTCCCCGCTGGACTCTGGGGCCTGTCGGCCAGGTATCCTGCCcgcagccctccccccactcctgctgctgctggggccccCCCGGCTCTGA